One region of Catenuloplanes indicus genomic DNA includes:
- a CDS encoding MFS transporter: MDLSPLRISRDFRLIFSASTVSGLGSYISLITIPYQVAQMTDDPLMVGLLGVAELVPLIFMSFVGGALADYVDRRRLVLISEAALAMLALVLLLNSLLAEAHLWVLFLVAGLAAAFEGIQRPALEGTIPRVVPLEKLPAAIALNSLSGQVRQLAGPGLAGVLMATVDLHWVYAFDLLTFVVSLCCLWLVRAVPPPPAAERPSVRSVVTGIRYARSRPELLGTYLVDINAMFFAMPSALYPFLADDLGGPEVLGLLYAAPAIGSMLASLTSSWTGRIHRHGLMVVLAAGAWGVGIIGAGLAGELWLVVACLAFAGAADMISGVFRMTIWGQTIPDHLRGRLAGIEMISYSVGPLLGGTRAGLVARVTGVSGSIVTGGILCVLGTVALAAALPSFLRYDGRDGLERKRAADREWAERSTT, translated from the coding sequence ATGGACCTCTCGCCGCTTCGGATCTCGCGTGACTTCCGGCTGATCTTCTCGGCGTCCACGGTCTCCGGCCTCGGCTCGTACATCAGCCTCATCACGATCCCGTACCAGGTCGCGCAGATGACCGACGACCCGCTGATGGTCGGTCTGCTGGGCGTGGCCGAGCTGGTGCCGCTGATCTTCATGTCGTTCGTCGGCGGCGCGCTCGCCGACTACGTGGACCGCCGCCGGCTGGTGCTGATCAGCGAGGCCGCGCTCGCGATGCTGGCGCTGGTCCTGCTGCTCAACTCGCTGCTGGCGGAAGCGCACCTGTGGGTGCTCTTCCTGGTTGCCGGGCTGGCCGCCGCGTTCGAGGGCATCCAGCGCCCGGCGCTGGAGGGCACGATCCCGCGCGTGGTGCCGCTGGAGAAGCTCCCCGCCGCGATCGCGCTGAACTCGCTCAGCGGCCAGGTTCGGCAGCTGGCCGGCCCGGGCCTGGCCGGTGTGCTGATGGCGACCGTGGACCTGCATTGGGTGTACGCATTCGACCTGCTCACGTTCGTGGTGTCGCTGTGCTGCCTGTGGCTGGTGCGGGCGGTGCCTCCGCCGCCGGCCGCGGAGCGCCCGTCGGTGCGGTCCGTGGTCACCGGAATCCGGTACGCGCGCAGCCGTCCGGAGCTGCTCGGCACGTACCTGGTCGACATCAACGCGATGTTCTTCGCCATGCCGTCCGCGCTCTACCCGTTCCTGGCCGACGACCTCGGCGGCCCCGAGGTGCTGGGCCTGCTCTACGCCGCGCCCGCGATCGGGTCGATGCTGGCCTCGCTCACGTCGAGCTGGACCGGGCGGATCCACCGGCACGGCCTGATGGTGGTGCTGGCGGCCGGTGCCTGGGGCGTCGGCATCATCGGTGCCGGCCTGGCCGGCGAGCTGTGGCTGGTGGTGGCGTGCCTGGCGTTCGCCGGTGCGGCGGACATGATCTCCGGCGTGTTCCGGATGACGATCTGGGGCCAGACCATCCCGGACCATCTGCGCGGGCGCCTGGCCGGCATCGAGATGATCTCGTATTCGGTCGGGCCGCTGCTCGGCGGTACGCGCGCCGGCCTGGTCGCCCGGGTCACCGGCGTGAGCGGCTCGATCGTCACCGGCGGCATCCTGTGCGTGCTCGGCACGGTCGCGCTCGCGGCCGCGCTGCCGTCCTTCCTCCGGTACGACGGGCGCGACGGCCTCGAACGCAAGCGCGCGGCCGACCGGGAGTGGGCAGAGCGCTCAACCACCTGA
- a CDS encoding NUDIX domain-containing protein, with the protein MVSIPWADSYMGQIRELAGDRVLMFIAARAVLRDDRGRVLLIQRSDNGHWALPAGAMELGESITQCAIREVQEETGLNAHRVTPYAMYSGADYTYTNMWGHTYQHFVTGFRVDEWDGELQRVTDESLDAMWFDPADPPFPIPGTVQRTLDDLAEFERTGRLVMK; encoded by the coding sequence ATGGTCAGCATTCCGTGGGCGGACTCGTACATGGGCCAGATTCGCGAGCTGGCCGGCGATCGGGTCCTGATGTTCATCGCCGCGCGCGCGGTGCTGCGCGACGACCGAGGTCGGGTGCTGCTGATCCAGCGCTCCGACAACGGGCACTGGGCGCTGCCGGCCGGTGCGATGGAATTGGGCGAGTCGATCACCCAGTGCGCGATCCGCGAGGTGCAGGAGGAGACCGGGCTGAACGCGCACCGCGTCACGCCGTACGCGATGTACTCCGGCGCGGACTACACGTACACGAACATGTGGGGTCATACCTACCAGCACTTCGTCACCGGTTTCCGGGTCGACGAGTGGGACGGTGAACTACAGCGCGTGACGGACGAGAGCCTGGACGCGATGTGGTTCGACCCCGCCGACCCACCGTTCCCGATCCCGGGCACGGTGCAGCGCACGCTTGACGACCTGGCGGAGTTCGAGCGGACCGGAAGGCTCGTAATGAAGTAG
- the ku gene encoding non-homologous end joining protein Ku, protein MRAIWKGAVSFGLVSIAVRLFSATEEKDIRFHQVHREDGGRIKYKRVCSVDGEEVKYDDIAKGYDIGGGEMVVLTDDDFADLPLSTSRAIEVLEFVPADQVDPILYNKAYYLEPDGAATKPYVLLREALGDADRVAIVKVALRQREQLATLRVHDDVLLLNTMLWPDEVRAPDFGFLDDDIEVRPAELAMASSLIDSMAANFDPDAYSDNYRAALQEVIDAKVEGREIVTPEEEEEAAPAATDLMAALRASVERARAARGETTSGGNGTKKAASGSGAKKTAAKKSGDGAAPAKKAAPAKKAAAAKKTTAAKKTTAAAKKTGAAKKAS, encoded by the coding sequence ATGCGGGCTATCTGGAAGGGTGCCGTCTCGTTCGGCCTGGTGTCGATCGCGGTACGGCTCTTCTCGGCCACCGAGGAGAAGGACATCCGGTTCCACCAGGTGCACCGGGAGGACGGTGGCCGGATCAAGTACAAACGGGTCTGCTCCGTCGACGGCGAGGAGGTCAAGTACGACGACATCGCCAAGGGGTACGACATCGGCGGCGGCGAGATGGTGGTGCTGACCGACGACGACTTCGCGGACCTGCCGCTCTCCACCTCGCGGGCGATCGAGGTGCTGGAGTTCGTGCCGGCCGACCAGGTCGACCCGATCCTCTACAACAAGGCGTACTACCTGGAGCCGGACGGCGCCGCGACCAAGCCCTACGTGCTGCTGCGCGAGGCGCTCGGCGACGCGGACCGGGTGGCGATCGTCAAGGTCGCGCTGCGCCAGCGCGAGCAGCTCGCCACGCTGCGCGTCCACGACGACGTGCTGCTGCTCAACACGATGCTCTGGCCGGACGAGGTGCGCGCGCCCGACTTCGGCTTCCTCGACGACGACATCGAGGTCCGCCCGGCCGAGCTCGCGATGGCCTCGTCGCTGATCGACTCGATGGCCGCGAACTTCGATCCGGACGCCTACAGCGACAACTATCGTGCGGCGCTGCAGGAGGTCATCGACGCGAAGGTCGAGGGCCGGGAGATCGTCACGCCGGAGGAGGAAGAGGAAGCCGCGCCGGCCGCGACCGACCTGATGGCCGCGTTGCGCGCCTCGGTGGAACGGGCTCGCGCGGCGCGCGGTGAAACCACGAGCGGCGGCAACGGTACGAAGAAGGCCGCCTCGGGCTCCGGCGCGAAGAAGACGGCCGCGAAGAAGTCCGGCGACGGGGCGGCCCCGGCCAAGAAGGCGGCCCCCGCCAAGAAGGCCGCCGCGGCGAAGAAGACCACGGCGGCGAAGAAGACCACAGCGGCGGCGAAGAAGACCGGCGCCGCCAAGAAGGCCTCCTGA
- a CDS encoding DNA repair helicase XPB, whose protein sequence is MADGPLIVQSDKTLLLEVDHKDAQACRIAIAPFAELERSPEHVHTYRLTPLGLWNARAAGHDAEAVVDALIRFSRYPVPHALLVDVAETMDRYGRLQLVNHPQHGLTLHALDRMVLIEVAKSKKLAGMLGARIDEDTIVVHPSERGRLKQALLKLGWPAEDLAGYVDGEAHQIDLAQDGWTLRAYQREAVDTFWAGGSGVVVLPCGAGKTLVGAAAMAEAKATTLILVTNTVAGRQWKRELIARTSLTEEEIGEYSGERKEIRPVTIATYQVLTSRRNGAFTHLDLFSARDWGLVVYDEVHLLPAPIFRFTADLQARRRLGLTATLVREDGREGDVFSLIGPKRYDAPWKDIEAQGWIAPAECMEVRVTLTDAERMSYATAEAEERYRMAATARTKLPVVKALLERHPDDQKLVIGGYIDQLHQLGEFLDAPIVQGSTTNKERERLFDAFRAGEISTLVISKVGNFSIDLPEAAVAIQVSGTFGSRQEEAQRLGRVLRPKADGRQAHFYTVVSRDTIDTEYAAHRQRFLAEQGYAYTITDADDILGPKLPEF, encoded by the coding sequence GTGGCCGATGGACCACTGATCGTGCAATCGGACAAGACGCTGCTGCTGGAGGTCGATCACAAGGACGCACAGGCGTGCCGGATCGCGATCGCGCCGTTCGCGGAGTTGGAGCGTTCGCCGGAGCACGTGCACACGTACCGGCTGACGCCGCTGGGCCTGTGGAACGCGCGGGCCGCCGGGCACGACGCGGAGGCGGTGGTGGACGCGCTGATCCGCTTCTCGCGCTACCCGGTGCCGCACGCGCTGCTGGTGGACGTGGCCGAGACGATGGACCGGTACGGTCGGCTCCAGCTGGTCAACCACCCGCAGCACGGCCTGACGCTGCACGCGCTGGACCGGATGGTGCTGATCGAGGTCGCGAAGTCGAAGAAGCTGGCCGGCATGCTCGGCGCGAGGATCGACGAGGACACCATCGTGGTGCACCCGTCGGAGCGCGGCCGGTTGAAGCAGGCGCTGCTCAAGCTGGGCTGGCCGGCCGAGGACCTGGCCGGTTACGTGGACGGCGAGGCGCACCAGATCGACCTGGCGCAGGACGGCTGGACGCTGCGGGCGTACCAGCGGGAGGCGGTGGACACGTTCTGGGCCGGCGGCTCCGGCGTGGTGGTGCTGCCCTGCGGCGCCGGCAAGACGCTGGTCGGCGCGGCCGCGATGGCGGAGGCGAAGGCGACCACGCTGATCCTGGTGACGAACACGGTCGCGGGCCGGCAGTGGAAGCGGGAGCTGATCGCGCGCACGTCGCTGACCGAGGAGGAGATCGGGGAGTACTCCGGCGAACGCAAGGAGATCCGGCCGGTCACCATCGCGACGTACCAGGTGCTCACGTCCCGGCGGAACGGCGCGTTCACCCACCTGGACCTGTTTTCCGCGCGGGACTGGGGCCTGGTCGTCTACGACGAGGTGCACCTGCTCCCGGCGCCCATCTTCCGGTTCACCGCGGACCTCCAGGCCCGCCGCCGGCTCGGGCTGACCGCCACGCTGGTGCGCGAGGACGGCCGGGAGGGCGACGTGTTCTCGCTGATCGGCCCGAAGCGGTACGACGCGCCGTGGAAGGACATCGAGGCGCAGGGCTGGATCGCACCGGCCGAGTGCATGGAGGTCCGGGTCACGCTGACCGACGCGGAGCGGATGAGCTACGCGACCGCGGAGGCGGAGGAGCGCTACCGGATGGCCGCGACCGCGCGGACCAAGCTGCCGGTGGTGAAGGCGCTGCTGGAGCGCCACCCGGACGACCAGAAGCTGGTGATCGGCGGGTACATCGACCAGCTGCACCAGCTGGGCGAGTTCCTGGACGCGCCGATCGTGCAGGGGTCGACGACGAACAAGGAGCGCGAGCGGCTGTTCGACGCGTTCCGGGCCGGCGAGATCTCCACGCTGGTCATCTCGAAGGTCGGCAACTTCTCGATCGACCTGCCGGAGGCGGCGGTGGCGATCCAGGTGTCCGGCACGTTCGGATCGCGGCAGGAGGAGGCGCAGCGGCTGGGCCGGGTGCTGCGGCCGAAGGCGGACGGGCGGCAGGCGCACTTCTACACCGTGGTCTCCCGGGACACGATCGACACCGAGTACGCGGCGCACCGGCAGCGGTTCCTGGCCGAGCAGGGGTACGCCTACACGATCACGGACGCGGACGACATCCTCGGCCCGAAGCTGCCGGAGTTCTAG
- a CDS encoding helicase-associated domain-containing protein, with product MTTSLADHLRSRTDDELSDLLRRRPDLTVPVPVDVSALAARAQSRVSTARALEGLTQFSLLILDAARLTRDADGHTSVAAILSMAPSEAAEAREALAELRALFLIYGDDDTLELTPALDDVSSPYPAGLGRPAADLNARTEALCADPARLRRAVLAVSPSGRAVLDRLAAGPPVGTVSAAALAGVTPGSAIGMADAGPGDDDADEPGGPVRRLVEAGLLVPVSAETVELPREIGLLLRRDTGPLGVLRPQPPVITPLGRDPKAADSAGAGQAMETVRRVEALLEAVAAEPPGVLRAGGLGVREIRRLARSAGLDEGTSILLLEVAYAAGLLGDAEAATAKSRRVGGPPGEMIWLPTAAYDIWRATSLARRWTDLAGAWLAMPRQVIQPGQRDEKDKPLNALSTDGERPGAPANRRVVLEVLAGLEPGAAPTGEEILSIMVWRAPRRTRGWEGATHLTLAEAAALGVTGLGALTSFGRLLVEEEASTAARDAAMAGDPLGLRAEADREPGDPEVVRALDNLLPAPVDHVLIQADLSVVVPGPPEPELAAELETVAEHESAGGASVHRLTTASIRRALDTGYSADELHRLFKRRSRTPVPQALTYLVDDVARKHGGLRVGTAGAYLRSDDESLLTEALADRRLAALALRRLAPTVLCSPYAPGRLLPALREAGYAPVPEDASGATVLNRPKAKRAAARGSLAAAASDSLIASRLTRPRLLGIVEQIRRGDAAARAARRAPATVRDAEGQAHTQALAVLQQAVRDKALVWVGYVDAHGATATRLVRPVSIGAGYLRAEDERTEMLHTMALHRITAAVLPS from the coding sequence ATGACCACCTCACTCGCGGATCACCTGCGTTCCCGTACCGACGACGAGCTGAGCGATCTGCTCCGCCGTCGCCCGGACCTGACCGTGCCCGTACCCGTGGACGTCTCCGCGCTCGCCGCCCGCGCGCAGTCGCGCGTGTCGACCGCGCGGGCGCTGGAAGGGCTCACCCAGTTCTCGTTGCTGATCCTGGACGCGGCCCGGCTGACCCGGGACGCGGACGGGCACACCTCGGTCGCGGCGATCCTGAGCATGGCACCGAGCGAGGCGGCGGAAGCGCGCGAGGCGCTGGCCGAGCTGCGCGCGCTGTTCCTGATCTACGGCGACGACGACACGCTCGAACTGACGCCCGCGCTGGACGACGTGTCCTCGCCGTACCCGGCGGGTCTGGGCCGGCCGGCCGCGGACCTGAACGCGCGCACCGAGGCGCTCTGCGCAGACCCGGCGAGGCTGCGCCGGGCCGTGCTGGCCGTGTCCCCGTCCGGCCGCGCGGTGCTGGACCGGCTGGCCGCCGGCCCGCCGGTGGGCACGGTCTCCGCGGCCGCGCTGGCCGGGGTGACGCCGGGTTCCGCGATCGGCATGGCGGATGCCGGCCCGGGCGACGACGACGCGGACGAGCCGGGCGGCCCGGTGCGCCGGCTGGTCGAGGCCGGGCTGCTGGTGCCGGTCTCGGCCGAGACGGTGGAGCTGCCCCGGGAGATCGGCCTGCTGCTGCGCCGGGACACCGGCCCGCTCGGCGTGCTGCGCCCGCAGCCGCCGGTGATCACGCCGCTCGGCCGCGACCCGAAGGCCGCGGACTCCGCGGGCGCGGGCCAGGCGATGGAGACGGTACGGCGGGTGGAGGCGCTGCTGGAGGCGGTCGCGGCCGAACCCCCGGGCGTGCTGCGCGCCGGCGGCCTGGGCGTGCGTGAGATCCGCCGGCTGGCGCGGTCGGCCGGGCTGGACGAGGGCACGTCGATCCTGCTGCTGGAGGTGGCGTACGCGGCCGGGCTGCTCGGCGACGCGGAGGCGGCCACCGCGAAGAGCCGCCGGGTGGGCGGCCCGCCCGGCGAGATGATCTGGCTGCCGACCGCGGCCTACGACATCTGGCGTGCCACGTCGCTGGCCCGGCGCTGGACCGACTTGGCCGGTGCCTGGCTGGCGATGCCACGTCAGGTGATCCAGCCGGGCCAGCGCGACGAGAAGGACAAGCCGCTCAACGCGCTCTCCACGGACGGCGAGCGCCCGGGCGCACCGGCGAACCGGCGGGTGGTGCTGGAGGTGCTGGCCGGGCTGGAGCCGGGCGCGGCGCCGACCGGCGAGGAGATCCTGTCGATCATGGTGTGGCGAGCGCCGCGGCGCACCCGTGGCTGGGAGGGCGCGACGCACCTGACGCTGGCCGAGGCCGCGGCGCTGGGCGTGACCGGGCTGGGCGCGCTGACCTCGTTCGGCCGGCTGCTGGTCGAGGAGGAGGCGTCCACCGCCGCACGGGACGCCGCGATGGCCGGTGACCCGCTGGGCCTGCGCGCGGAGGCGGACCGGGAGCCCGGCGACCCGGAGGTGGTACGCGCGCTGGACAACCTGCTGCCCGCGCCGGTCGACCACGTGCTGATCCAAGCCGACCTGTCCGTGGTGGTGCCCGGCCCGCCGGAGCCGGAGCTGGCCGCGGAGCTGGAGACGGTGGCCGAGCACGAGTCCGCGGGCGGTGCGAGCGTGCACCGGCTGACCACGGCGAGCATCCGGCGCGCGCTGGACACCGGCTACTCCGCGGACGAGCTGCACCGGCTGTTCAAACGGCGGTCCCGCACACCGGTGCCGCAGGCGCTGACGTACCTCGTGGACGACGTGGCGCGCAAACACGGCGGGCTGCGCGTGGGTACGGCCGGGGCGTATCTGCGCAGCGACGACGAGTCGCTGCTGACCGAGGCGCTGGCGGACCGGCGGCTGGCCGCGCTGGCGTTGCGCCGGCTGGCACCGACCGTGCTGTGCAGCCCGTACGCGCCGGGCCGGCTGCTGCCCGCGCTGCGCGAGGCCGGGTACGCGCCGGTGCCGGAGGATGCGTCCGGCGCCACCGTGCTGAACCGGCCGAAGGCGAAGCGGGCGGCCGCGCGCGGCTCGCTGGCGGCGGCCGCGTCGGACTCGCTGATCGCGTCTCGGCTGACCCGGCCCCGGCTGCTCGGCATCGTGGAGCAGATCCGGCGCGGCGACGCGGCGGCCCGGGCCGCACGGCGGGCACCGGCCACGGTCCGGGACGCGGAGGGGCAGGCGCACACGCAGGCACTGGCCGTGCTGCAACAGGCGGTCCGGGACAAGGCGCTGGTCTGGGTCGGTTACGTGGACGCGCACGGCGCGACCGCGACGCGCCTGGTCCGGCCGGTGTCGATCGGTGCCGGCTACCTGCGCGCGGAGGACGAGCGCACCGAGATGCTGCACACCATGGCGCTGCACCGGATCACGGCGGCGGTCCTTCCCTCCTGA
- the ligD gene encoding non-homologous end-joining DNA ligase — MAAGPRPMLATSGELPAGAGWAFEFKWDGVRALADAAGGALRLAARSGADITVAYPELAPLGGLLGDALLDGEIVVLHQGRPSFQLLAERMHVRDPARAARLAVTRPITYMIFDLLRQDGVDLTGLPYAERRARLEALVSDGPRWAVPPTFPDGPVTQAVAEENRLEGVVAKRLRSVYLPGTRSPDWIKVKMDLTGDFVIGGWRPGVRRIGGLLVGVPGPDGRLLFRGRVGGGIGAATERSLLALLEPLVVDSSPFAEVPREDARGAIWVHPTQVVEVKYGQRTLDARLRFPRFLRLRPDKSPEEVTDDA, encoded by the coding sequence ATGGCGGCCGGGCCACGCCCGATGCTGGCCACGTCGGGTGAGCTGCCCGCGGGTGCCGGCTGGGCGTTCGAGTTCAAGTGGGACGGCGTTCGCGCGCTCGCCGACGCCGCCGGTGGCGCACTGCGTCTCGCGGCCCGGTCCGGCGCGGACATCACGGTCGCCTATCCGGAGCTGGCACCGCTCGGCGGCCTGCTCGGCGACGCGCTGCTGGACGGCGAGATCGTGGTGCTGCACCAGGGCCGTCCGTCGTTCCAGCTGCTCGCGGAGCGGATGCACGTGCGCGATCCGGCCCGTGCCGCGCGCCTCGCGGTGACCCGGCCGATCACCTACATGATCTTTGACCTGCTCCGCCAGGACGGCGTGGACCTGACCGGCCTGCCGTACGCGGAGCGGCGCGCGCGGCTGGAGGCGCTGGTCTCGGACGGGCCGCGCTGGGCGGTGCCGCCGACGTTCCCGGACGGCCCGGTCACACAGGCGGTGGCGGAGGAGAACCGGCTGGAGGGCGTGGTCGCGAAGCGTCTCCGCTCGGTCTACCTGCCGGGCACCCGGTCGCCGGACTGGATCAAGGTCAAGATGGATCTGACCGGCGACTTCGTGATCGGCGGCTGGCGGCCGGGCGTGCGCCGGATCGGCGGCCTGCTGGTCGGCGTGCCCGGGCCGGACGGCCGGCTGCTGTTCCGCGGCCGGGTCGGTGGCGGGATCGGCGCGGCGACCGAACGGTCCCTGCTGGCGCTGCTGGAGCCGCTGGTGGTCGACTCGTCGCCGTTCGCCGAGGTGCCCCGGGAGGATGCGCGCGGCGCGATCTGGGTACACCCCACTCAGGTGGTCGAGGTCAAGTACGGCCAGCGCACACTCGACGCCCGCCTGCGTTTTCCTCGATTTTTACGTCTTCGTCCGGATAAATCGCCTGAGGAAGTGACCGACGATGCGTAG
- the ligD gene encoding non-homologous end-joining DNA ligase, with the protein MRSRMLVEVDGREVELSNLDKVLYPDAGFTKAEVIDYYTRVAPALLPHLRGRPLTRIRYPNGVAGPFFFEKNAPPGKPDWVHTETLPVPNSTHGREKIDFVVVDDLPTLVWCANIASLELHTPQWRVGADPDLLVVDLDPGAPAGLQECCAVAVLMRDRLGRDGIACYPKTSGKKGMQLCCPVAGTQNAEIISGYAKRVAEELARAVPAGITAKMAKQLRPGKVFIDWSQNNAFKTTVAPYSLRALPHPTASAPLTWDEVESIACGDAEARQLSPAEVLARLDSDGDLLASLLRPGPEVP; encoded by the coding sequence ATGCGTAGCCGGATGCTGGTCGAGGTGGACGGCCGCGAGGTCGAGCTGTCGAACCTCGACAAGGTGCTCTACCCGGACGCCGGCTTCACCAAGGCCGAGGTGATCGACTACTACACCCGGGTCGCGCCCGCGCTACTGCCGCACCTGCGCGGCCGCCCGCTCACCCGGATCCGCTACCCGAACGGCGTGGCCGGCCCGTTCTTCTTCGAGAAGAACGCACCGCCCGGCAAGCCCGACTGGGTGCACACCGAGACGCTGCCGGTGCCGAACTCCACGCACGGCCGGGAGAAGATCGACTTCGTGGTGGTGGACGACCTGCCCACGCTGGTCTGGTGCGCGAACATCGCGTCGCTGGAGCTGCACACGCCGCAGTGGCGGGTCGGCGCCGACCCGGACCTGCTGGTCGTCGACCTGGACCCGGGCGCACCGGCCGGGCTGCAGGAGTGCTGCGCGGTCGCGGTGCTGATGCGCGACCGGCTCGGCCGGGACGGCATCGCGTGCTACCCGAAGACGTCCGGCAAGAAAGGCATGCAGCTGTGCTGCCCGGTCGCGGGAACTCAAAACGCCGAGATCATCAGCGGGTACGCGAAGCGCGTCGCCGAGGAACTGGCGCGCGCGGTCCCGGCCGGCATCACGGCGAAGATGGCGAAGCAGCTGCGCCCCGGCAAGGTCTTCATCGACTGGAGTCAGAACAACGCGTTCAAGACGACCGTGGCGCCCTATTCGTTGCGGGCACTCCCGCACCCTACCGCCTCCGCGCCGCTGACCTGGGACGAGGTGGAGTCGATCGCGTGCGGGGACGCCGAGGCCCGCCAGCTGTCCCCGGCGGAGGTCCTGGCACGCCTGGACTCCGACGGGGACCTGCTGGCTTCGTTGCTGCGGCCCGGTCCCGAGGTCCCCTAG
- a CDS encoding sensor histidine kinase, which translates to MQAAVHAPGDEAAPAFDDLVRVAAHVCGVPMSSLTLVDADRERAVATFGALPPGTSLCHPVVAYAKPVIVPDAARDPRFAAHPLVAGVPYLRFYAGVPLIVDGHVLGALCVLDDHPRMLGDDQLEMLETLGRQAAWQLAMRRELRELDRARQRLALADRMRDDFVTMMTHEVRTPLSSVRGYLEVLIDSDGLSRSQMDRFLGAIDRNSRRLLRMVDDVMLLSQVGDAGGRALDLRRDDVTLISVAESAIESATGAAAAKGVTINVTRRDEARVSADGARLGEALGHLLSNAVKFTPAGGEVTVEVCDGATPEIWIRDTGIGIPADEQPMLFERFFRGAAARDSESAGAGLGLSVTKVILDAHAATIALQSESGKGTDIRITFPGRHT; encoded by the coding sequence ATGCAGGCTGCTGTACACGCGCCCGGGGACGAGGCGGCACCGGCCTTCGACGATCTGGTCCGGGTCGCCGCGCACGTCTGTGGCGTGCCGATGAGCTCGCTGACGCTGGTCGACGCGGACCGTGAGCGGGCCGTGGCCACGTTCGGCGCACTGCCGCCCGGCACGTCCCTCTGCCACCCCGTGGTCGCGTACGCCAAGCCGGTGATCGTGCCGGACGCCGCCCGCGACCCGCGCTTCGCCGCGCACCCGCTGGTGGCCGGCGTGCCGTACCTGCGCTTCTACGCGGGCGTACCGCTGATCGTGGACGGTCACGTGCTCGGCGCGCTCTGCGTGCTGGACGATCACCCGCGCATGCTCGGCGACGACCAGCTGGAGATGCTGGAGACGCTCGGCCGGCAGGCGGCCTGGCAGCTGGCCATGCGCCGTGAGCTGCGCGAACTTGATCGGGCCCGGCAGCGACTGGCGCTGGCGGACCGGATGAGGGACGACTTCGTGACGATGATGACGCACGAGGTCCGCACGCCACTCTCCTCGGTCCGCGGCTATCTCGAGGTGCTGATCGACAGCGACGGCCTGTCCCGCAGCCAGATGGACCGCTTCCTCGGCGCGATCGACCGCAACTCCCGCCGGCTGCTGCGCATGGTCGACGACGTGATGCTGCTGTCCCAGGTCGGCGACGCCGGTGGGCGCGCGCTGGACCTGCGCCGCGACGACGTCACGCTGATCTCCGTGGCGGAGTCGGCGATCGAGTCCGCCACCGGCGCCGCGGCCGCGAAGGGCGTGACGATCAACGTCACCCGGCGCGACGAGGCCCGGGTCAGCGCGGACGGCGCGCGGCTCGGCGAGGCGCTCGGTCACCTGCTCTCCAACGCGGTCAAGTTCACGCCGGCCGGCGGCGAGGTGACGGTCGAGGTGTGCGACGGCGCGACGCCGGAGATTTGGATCCGGGACACCGGCATCGGCATCCCCGCGGACGAGCAGCCGATGCTGTTCGAGCGGTTCTTCCGGGGCGCGGCGGCGCGGGACAGCGAGTCGGCCGGTGCGGGCCTGGGCCTGTCCGTCACGAAGGTCATCCTGGACGCGCACGCGGCGACGATCGCGCTGCAGAGCGAGTCGGGGAAGGGCACGGACATCCGCATCACCTTCCCCGGCCGCCACACCTGA